The stretch of DNA GCGTCTGCGGTCAGCGCCTTAACCACCGCGCGGTCGAACGTCCTCGCCTGGTCGGGCCGCAGGATCTGCCGCATCGCGAACATATGGTTCAACGTCTCCTTTTGGAGCTCGCCCATCGCGCCGTGCGAACGATCGACGGCCGCCGCGACCTGCGGCCCGTTACCATGTTCGGCCTCGATGGCGTCGGCAAGCCGGGCGTTGTCGGCCCTGAGTTCAAGCTCCAAGGCACGCCTTCGAACGGCGAAGCGTGACTCCAGCGTCTCGAGCTTGGTCCGTTGAGCTTCGTCCAGCTCGAGCCCGTCGTGGAGCAAGCTATGAAGTTCCACGCCCGGGCTCGGTGGGGAAGGGAACAACTCGCGCCCAGCCCACACGCCTGCGATCGCTGCCAAGAACACGACGGCCGCGATCAGCATCGTTCTCCGGGCGCTGCCCGTCACTGGAACGCCAGCAAGGTCGAAGGCGCTAGCGGCGCGG from Sphingobium sp. WTD-1 encodes:
- a CDS encoding periplasmic heavy metal sensor is translated as MLIAAVVFLAAIAGVWAGRELFPSPPSPGVELHSLLHDGLELDEAQRTKLETLESRFAVRRRALELELRADNARLADAIEAEHGNGPQVAAAVDRSHGAMGELQKETLNHMFAMRQILRPDQARTFDRAVVKALTADAR